A stretch of the Desulfobacter sp. genome encodes the following:
- a CDS encoding 2-oxoacid:acceptor oxidoreductase subunit alpha: MTNTSNIRFVQGNEACVEGALYAGINFFAGYPITPSTEIAEHLAGRLPEVGGKFIQMEDEIASMGAIIGASLTGSKVMTATSGPGFSMKQEALGYACMAEIPCVIANVQRGGPSTGNPTHVSQGDINQARWGTHGDHAIIALTASNHQDVFEMTVEAFNLAETYRTPVILLFDEVIGHMREKLIIPEKGELPVVDRLRTSVPKGVDYHPYLPREDGRLPMSDFGAEHRYNVTGLFHDMWGFPNNDPKVVSELLRHLVDKIENNWENICMYKEHWLDDADYVLVSYGSSARSAKHIAKNRRKRGVKIGVLELQTIWPFPTEIVRQKCANAKAVLVVEMNMGQVVTQVKSAVDNPEKVFLANRIDGQLISPTDIKTVLRMIQGKGV, translated from the coding sequence ATGACTAACACATCGAATATCAGGTTTGTTCAGGGGAATGAAGCCTGTGTTGAGGGTGCCCTGTACGCAGGTATCAATTTCTTCGCCGGCTACCCGATTACTCCGTCCACTGAAATCGCAGAACACCTGGCAGGAAGACTGCCTGAGGTTGGTGGTAAATTCATCCAGATGGAAGACGAAATCGCTTCCATGGGGGCTATTATCGGTGCATCGCTCACCGGCAGCAAGGTCATGACCGCAACCTCGGGGCCCGGCTTTTCTATGAAACAGGAAGCTTTGGGCTATGCCTGCATGGCAGAAATCCCCTGTGTCATTGCCAATGTACAAAGGGGGGGGCCCTCCACAGGAAATCCCACCCATGTCAGCCAGGGGGATATCAACCAGGCCCGATGGGGCACCCATGGGGATCATGCCATCATTGCCCTGACCGCTTCCAACCACCAGGATGTATTTGAGATGACGGTTGAGGCCTTTAACCTGGCAGAGACTTACAGGACACCGGTCATCCTTTTGTTTGACGAAGTCATCGGCCATATGCGGGAAAAACTGATCATCCCTGAAAAAGGAGAGTTGCCTGTTGTTGACCGCCTTAGGACCTCGGTGCCCAAGGGTGTGGATTATCACCCTTACCTGCCCCGGGAAGACGGCAGGCTGCCCATGTCAGATTTCGGTGCAGAACACCGGTATAATGTCACCGGTCTTTTCCATGACATGTGGGGATTTCCCAACAACGATCCCAAGGTGGTCAGCGAACTGCTCCGCCACTTGGTGGATAAGATTGAAAACAACTGGGAGAACATCTGCATGTACAAGGAGCATTGGCTGGATGATGCAGACTATGTGCTGGTCTCCTATGGTTCCTCTGCCCGGTCTGCCAAACATATTGCCAAAAACCGGAGGAAAAGAGGGGTAAAAATCGGTGTGCTTGAGCTCCAGACCATCTGGCCCTTTCCCACAGAAATCGTCAGACAAAAGTGTGCCAATGCAAAGGCCGTTCTCGTGGTTGAAATGAACATGGGCCAGGTGGTCACCCAGGTCAAAAGTGCGGTGGACAACCCGGAAAAAGTCTTTTTAGCCAACCGGATTGACGGTCAGCTCATCTCACCCACGGATATCAAAACAGTCTTGAGAATGATCCAGGGAAAGGGGGTCTAA
- a CDS encoding 2-oxoacid:ferredoxin oxidoreductase subunit beta, translating into MSTNTEFDFKDYVRGRYFPHMWCPGCGHGIVLGSLLRAIHELELDKNEIVMTSGIGCSSRISGYVDFHSLHTIHGRALSFATGVKMSRPNLKAIVPMGDGDALAIGGNHFIHAARRNIDITAIVMNNKIYGMTGGQFSPLSGPGKKATTAPYSTIDNDFDVVKLAAAAGASFVARSTTFHAKEAKDILKKAIMHKGFSVVEIMSQCPTYYGRKNKEGDAAQMMEGYRTNTVKIGSKKLENNPELIQRGIFVEDTGRPEYCEAYDQVIEKAMKGKA; encoded by the coding sequence ATGAGTACCAATACAGAGTTTGATTTTAAAGACTATGTCAGGGGCAGATACTTTCCCCATATGTGGTGTCCTGGATGCGGCCATGGTATTGTCCTGGGTTCTTTGCTCCGGGCCATCCACGAGCTGGAGCTGGATAAAAACGAAATTGTCATGACTTCCGGGATCGGTTGTTCTTCCAGGATTTCAGGGTATGTGGATTTTCACTCCCTTCACACCATTCATGGAAGAGCCCTGTCCTTTGCCACGGGCGTTAAAATGTCACGACCCAACCTCAAGGCCATTGTGCCCATGGGTGACGGGGATGCCCTGGCCATCGGCGGCAATCATTTTATCCATGCGGCCCGGAGAAATATAGACATCACGGCCATTGTGATGAACAATAAAATCTACGGAATGACAGGGGGCCAGTTTTCTCCTCTGTCAGGACCCGGCAAAAAAGCCACAACAGCTCCTTACTCGACCATTGACAACGATTTTGACGTGGTGAAACTGGCTGCGGCCGCAGGGGCATCTTTTGTGGCAAGGTCCACCACCTTCCATGCCAAGGAAGCCAAAGATATCCTGAAAAAGGCCATCATGCACAAGGGATTTTCCGTGGTTGAAATCATGAGCCAGTGCCCCACCTATTACGGGCGTAAAAACAAGGAGGGGGATGCCGCCCAGATGATGGAGGGCTATAGAACCAATACGGTAAAAATCGGATCCAAAAAACTGGAAAACAATCCCGAGCTCATCCAAAGGGGCATCTTTGTGGAAGATACGGGCAGGCCTGAATATTGCGAAGCCTATGACCAGGTGATTGAAAAAGCAATGAAAGGAAAAGCATAA
- a CDS encoding 2-oxoacid:acceptor oxidoreductase family protein — translation MERSRLVFSGSGGQGVITAAIILAKAAAIYENKNAIQSQSYGAAARGGATRSDILIADTEILFPKVRQPNILVSLTQESYGKFSPILRPGGLLLMDSRFVTMEKKVAAHHVALPMYDTVMEKIGKPIVFNICMLGTLIGLTRVVKPESILKVLETTIPKDFMDMNKTALQLGFDMGESQA, via the coding sequence ATGGAACGTTCAAGACTTGTGTTTTCGGGTTCAGGCGGCCAGGGCGTGATCACCGCTGCCATTATTCTTGCCAAGGCTGCAGCCATCTATGAAAACAAAAATGCCATCCAGTCTCAGAGTTACGGGGCCGCTGCCAGGGGCGGCGCCACCCGGAGCGATATATTGATTGCAGATACTGAAATTTTATTTCCCAAGGTGCGCCAGCCCAATATCCTGGTGAGCCTTACCCAGGAAAGCTATGGAAAATTTTCCCCGATCCTTCGGCCCGGCGGACTATTGCTCATGGATTCCAGGTTTGTGACCATGGAAAAAAAAGTGGCTGCCCACCATGTGGCCCTGCCCATGTATGATACGGTCATGGAAAAAATCGGCAAGCCCATTGTATTCAACATCTGCATGCTGGGTACCCTCATCGGGCTGACCCGTGTGGTCAAACCCGAGTCCATCCTCAAGGTCCTTGAAACCACGATTCCAAAAGATTTCATGGATATGAACAAAACAGCGCTTCAACTGGGGTTTGATATGGGTGAATCCCAGGCCTAA
- the panP gene encoding putative pyridoxal-dependent aspartate 1-decarboxylase — protein sequence MPVQPPCRNSNKAQTRELIADWQTLYRVFIRPEDENSKKTLIKYMEQILFGLHDFLNQNVGVTEEISLAQLSKKFTEVAINRQPQKKLEQVIKDIITQIAPRAVNVASPYFIGHMTSAIPFFMVHLKAITAALNQNLIKVETSKVLSVLEKQVLAKMHCMIFKKDNAFYREHVQNTRTALGSFTTGGTTANMTALWVARNHLFPAKNDFSSVEENGLLQAMIAHGTQRVVIIVSKRGHFSLKKAGGLLGIGNQNLIGVDVDQNRAIDLGKLESTIKALKKEGRTKIAAIVGLAGATETGVIDPLPALADICEREKIHFHVDAAWGGPVLLSEQYSHLLAGIERADSVTIDCHKQFYMPMTAGMVYFKDPNALDSIAYHARYVNRKGSVDLGIKTLEGSREASSLILDAALKIMGARGYGLMIDHGIETARAFAEKIKARPLFELVSSPVLNILTYRVVPEKIKQALSLAGEKEKRELNSTLDQINKNIQRIQREAGKSFVSRTRLKLDPAEEQNVVVLRSVIMNPLTTPDILDDILDEQEAILSTLNTVKF from the coding sequence ATGCCTGTCCAGCCTCCCTGCCGTAACAGCAATAAGGCCCAAACCCGTGAACTGATTGCTGACTGGCAAACCCTTTACCGGGTCTTTATCCGCCCTGAAGATGAAAACTCCAAAAAAACCCTGATCAAGTATATGGAGCAAATCCTGTTCGGGCTTCACGATTTTCTGAACCAGAATGTAGGTGTCACAGAAGAGATAAGCCTGGCACAGCTCTCCAAAAAATTCACAGAGGTCGCCATCAACCGGCAACCCCAAAAAAAGCTTGAACAGGTCATTAAGGATATTATCACACAAATTGCCCCCAGGGCTGTAAATGTCGCCTCCCCCTACTTTATCGGACACATGACCTCTGCCATCCCCTTTTTCATGGTTCACCTCAAGGCCATTACTGCGGCCTTAAACCAGAACCTCATCAAGGTAGAGACCTCCAAAGTCCTTTCCGTATTGGAAAAACAGGTGCTGGCCAAAATGCATTGCATGATTTTTAAAAAAGATAATGCGTTTTACCGTGAACATGTCCAGAATACAAGGACAGCACTGGGCTCATTTACCACCGGCGGCACCACTGCAAATATGACGGCCCTGTGGGTGGCCAGAAATCACTTGTTTCCTGCCAAGAACGATTTTTCAAGCGTTGAAGAAAACGGCCTTTTGCAAGCCATGATTGCCCACGGTACCCAGAGGGTGGTCATCATTGTGTCCAAACGGGGACATTTTTCTTTAAAAAAAGCCGGGGGGCTCCTGGGCATCGGCAACCAGAACCTCATTGGGGTGGACGTGGACCAGAACCGGGCCATAGATCTTGGCAAACTCGAATCAACGATTAAAGCCCTTAAAAAAGAAGGCCGAACAAAAATTGCCGCCATCGTGGGACTTGCCGGGGCCACCGAGACCGGGGTGATTGATCCTCTGCCAGCCCTGGCAGATATTTGTGAACGTGAAAAAATTCATTTCCACGTGGATGCAGCCTGGGGCGGGCCGGTACTCTTATCGGAACAATATTCCCACCTTTTGGCTGGGATCGAACGGGCCGATTCTGTCACCATTGACTGCCACAAACAGTTTTACATGCCCATGACTGCCGGCATGGTCTATTTCAAGGATCCCAATGCCCTGGACTCTATTGCCTACCATGCACGGTATGTGAACCGGAAAGGATCTGTGGACCTGGGGATAAAAACCCTTGAAGGCTCAAGGGAAGCCTCTTCTCTCATACTGGATGCCGCCCTTAAGATTATGGGCGCAAGGGGCTACGGCCTCATGATCGACCACGGCATTGAAACGGCCAGGGCCTTTGCCGAAAAAATCAAGGCCAGACCCCTGTTTGAGCTGGTCTCCTCACCGGTCTTGAATATTCTCACCTACAGGGTGGTGCCCGAAAAAATCAAACAGGCACTAAGCCTGGCCGGCGAGAAAGAAAAAAGAGAACTCAACAGCACCCTGGACCAAATCAATAAAAATATCCAGCGCATTCAGCGGGAGGCCGGCAAAAGCTTTGTATCCAGAACCCGGCTGAAACTTGATCCCGCAGAGGAACAGAATGTAGTAGTCCTAAGATCGGTAATCATGAATCCTTTGACCACTCCTGATATCCTGGATGATATTTTGGATGAGCAGGAAGCGATCCTGTCCACTCTCAACACGGTCAAATTTTAA
- a CDS encoding DMT family transporter, which produces MGAKLKIIFSMTVFGTLALFVKNIDLTAGEIALFRALIAAVSIIIYKLAVKEAIFPASIRKEIPILFVSGAAMAFNWIFLFKAYIHTSVSIATLSYYFAPVIVMVSSPLLFKETLSLKQVICFFMASAGLVMVIGVSGAGMNSGHLAGIGFGLCAAVFYAGVIILNKYIKSVTGIDRTLIQFFAAITILMPYLFFTTGISLGNLNAWGFANLFVLGLVHTGITYCLYFSSLKDLTGQEAAIFSYIDPLVAILISVMILNESMNLFQIMGGIMILGFTLLNEIQVKFWTTGKGVNEK; this is translated from the coding sequence ATGGGTGCCAAGCTGAAAATCATTTTTTCCATGACCGTTTTTGGCACCCTTGCCCTTTTTGTGAAAAATATTGATTTGACTGCCGGAGAAATTGCTCTGTTCAGGGCGTTGATTGCTGCGGTATCCATCATCATTTACAAGCTTGCTGTCAAAGAGGCCATTTTTCCTGCTTCAATACGAAAAGAGATCCCCATTCTTTTTGTTTCCGGTGCTGCCATGGCCTTTAATTGGATTTTTCTCTTTAAGGCCTATATCCATACTTCTGTCTCCATTGCAACCCTGAGCTATTATTTTGCCCCTGTGATTGTCATGGTCTCCTCTCCTTTATTGTTCAAGGAAACATTAAGTCTGAAACAGGTGATCTGTTTTTTCATGGCAAGTGCAGGGCTTGTCATGGTCATCGGGGTCTCCGGTGCCGGTATGAACTCCGGACATTTGGCCGGGATCGGGTTCGGCCTCTGCGCGGCCGTGTTCTATGCCGGGGTGATCATTCTCAACAAATATATAAAGTCTGTGACCGGAATCGACAGGACCCTGATCCAGTTTTTTGCCGCCATTACGATTCTCATGCCCTATCTTTTTTTCACAACAGGTATCAGCCTGGGCAACCTGAACGCCTGGGGCTTTGCCAATCTTTTCGTTCTGGGCCTTGTGCACACCGGCATCACCTATTGCCTGTATTTTTCATCTCTCAAGGATTTGACAGGGCAGGAAGCCGCCATTTTCAGCTATATTGATCCCCTTGTGGCGATTTTGATCTCTGTGATGATTTTAAACGAATCAATGAACCTGTTCCAGATCATGGGCGGGATAATGATTTTAGGATTTACCCTTTTAAATGAAATTCAAGTCAAATTCTGGACAACCGGCAAAGGGGTTAATGAAAAATAA
- a CDS encoding outer membrane lipoprotein-sorting protein — MKKILGVIWVIILVFSSPVPAEETDAKALIARAWDHMRGTTSVSVVHMTVHRSDWERKSTIKAWTKGRKNSIFQILAPKKDKGNGTLKLGPDMWTFNPKINRIIKIPPSMMSQSWMGSDFSNNDLSKADSILNDYTHKIVETNKVLAMTVYTIKALPKPQAPVIWGMQTLKIRKDGILLEQSFHDEDMAPVKIMTTDKIADIGGRPFPAQWTMRSVDAESKEDYTLLEYEDLKFDIPLKKNLFTINALKHPLR; from the coding sequence ATGAAAAAAATTTTAGGGGTCATCTGGGTCATCATCCTGGTCTTTTCTTCCCCGGTCCCGGCAGAAGAAACAGATGCAAAAGCCCTTATTGCCAGGGCCTGGGATCATATGCGGGGAACCACCTCGGTCTCTGTGGTACATATGACCGTTCACAGAAGTGACTGGGAAAGAAAATCCACGATCAAGGCCTGGACAAAGGGGCGAAAAAATTCCATTTTCCAGATCCTGGCCCCGAAAAAAGACAAGGGCAACGGCACCTTAAAGCTCGGGCCGGACATGTGGACCTTCAACCCCAAGATCAACCGGATAATCAAAATCCCGCCGTCCATGATGTCCCAGTCCTGGATGGGGTCGGATTTTTCCAACAATGACCTGTCCAAGGCAGATTCCATTCTCAACGATTATACCCACAAGATTGTTGAAACGAACAAAGTCCTGGCCATGACTGTATACACCATCAAGGCCCTTCCCAAACCACAGGCCCCGGTAATCTGGGGAATGCAGACGCTCAAAATCCGGAAAGACGGCATTCTTCTGGAACAATCCTTCCATGATGAAGATATGGCACCGGTAAAAATCATGACCACGGATAAAATTGCCGATATCGGAGGCAGGCCCTTTCCTGCCCAATGGACCATGAGGTCCGTGGATGCCGAATCAAAAGAAGACTACACCCTTTTAGAGTATGAAGATCTCAAGTTTGACATCCCCCTTAAAAAAAATCTATTCACCATTAATGCCCTGAAGCATCCTTTGAGGTAA
- a CDS encoding ABC transporter permease — MAWRNIWRNPRRTLLTVMAIAFASLLLVFMLSLQVGMYEVMINAGVKTHTGHIQVTAADYNKDPKIRKTVADPKAVAKIMDNTDHVSAYTLRANGFALLSSSHRTYGGMVTGIDPGKEPEIFSTAATIRQGKYLSPQDRDMAVVGTLLAKNLKIGVNDEIVILGSALDGSIAAAVLRVKGTFSSGMDTYDRSAIQIPLAYFQDIFAMAGQVHQVVAVCDSLWSVGKVKKTISDQLPFSGSRQDLICQTWDEIMPGLIQSIQMDLGGGIIFYSILIVVVAFSIMNTFLMSVFERTQEFGTLLAIGARPGRLTKMLLIESGFLTLWGILLGIAAGASLTLWAESHGISFGQAQDMLRQYGIPSLIRPKLSLGTALAGPFVVFIITMLTAVYPAIKVHKLNPVEAMHSA; from the coding sequence ATGGCATGGCGAAATATCTGGCGGAATCCCAGACGGACCCTTCTCACGGTCATGGCCATTGCCTTTGCCTCTCTTTTGCTGGTCTTTATGCTCTCCTTACAGGTTGGGATGTACGAGGTCATGATCAATGCAGGGGTGAAAACCCATACCGGCCATATCCAGGTCACAGCAGCAGACTATAACAAGGATCCCAAAATCAGAAAAACAGTGGCAGATCCCAAGGCCGTGGCCAAAATCATGGACAATACAGACCATGTCAGCGCCTATACCCTCCGGGCCAACGGGTTTGCCCTGCTCTCCTCCAGCCACAGGACCTACGGCGGCATGGTCACCGGAATTGACCCCGGCAAAGAGCCTGAGATTTTTTCAACCGCCGCAACCATCCGCCAGGGCAAATATCTTTCTCCCCAAGACAGGGATATGGCTGTTGTGGGAACGCTTCTGGCCAAAAACCTGAAAATCGGCGTGAATGATGAAATCGTGATTCTGGGGTCTGCCCTGGACGGGTCCATTGCAGCGGCCGTCCTCAGGGTCAAAGGGACCTTTTCTTCGGGCATGGACACCTATGACCGGTCCGCCATCCAGATTCCTTTGGCCTATTTTCAGGACATATTTGCCATGGCAGGTCAGGTCCACCAAGTGGTTGCGGTCTGCGATTCCCTCTGGTCCGTGGGAAAGGTTAAAAAAACCATATCAGACCAGCTGCCCTTTTCAGGATCCAGGCAGGATCTTATCTGCCAGACCTGGGATGAAATCATGCCCGGACTGATCCAGTCCATCCAGATGGACCTTGGCGGGGGCATCATATTTTACTCGATTTTAATCGTGGTGGTGGCCTTTTCCATCATGAATACCTTTCTCATGTCCGTGTTTGAGCGGACCCAGGAATTCGGGACCCTCCTGGCCATCGGGGCCAGGCCGGGACGGTTGACCAAAATGCTTTTGATTGAATCCGGATTTTTAACCCTCTGGGGAATCCTGCTCGGGATTGCAGCAGGCGCAAGCCTGACCCTCTGGGCCGAGAGCCATGGAATCTCTTTTGGACAGGCCCAGGACATGCTCAGGCAATACGGGATTCCAAGCCTGATCCGGCCCAAGCTGAGCCTTGGCACTGCCCTTGCGGGTCCTTTTGTTGTCTTTATCATCACCATGCTCACCGCGGTTTACCCGGCAATAAAGGTGCATAAACTCAACCCGGTTGAGGCCATGCACTCAGCCTAA
- a CDS encoding ABC transporter permease translates to MHLLLSWRNIWRNPKRTLIILLAVIIGAWSMLAFSALSRGIMASVLSNALNTLTGHIQVQAEKYRDDPVVENRINTPGPLKNILDNHLPKGSVWGFRIQVGGVASNARNAQSITIVGIEPQKEASLSFYADMMTQGDILTPGDDKEIIVGKALADTFETKLGRKILLMSQGADQETASRAFRIKGIFKAELEATEKQFVFISLSAAQKMLKMNTAVTNAAVKLPDLELVGPVAQTLSDQLPRDMSVLTWQQLLPLVKGYISMFDSFMLLWYVVGFLAMAFGLVNTMLMAVLERTREFGLLKALGMKPARIIINVLLECLFLLIMGLLAGNLLGAATVSALSGGIDLSFLAQGSEFFGMGNRVFPFLIARDIISVNLVILVLGLLVCLYPAVKAGCITPKDAMAKA, encoded by the coding sequence ATGCATCTGCTATTGTCATGGAGAAATATCTGGCGCAACCCCAAACGGACCTTGATCATCCTTTTGGCCGTCATCATCGGCGCCTGGTCCATGCTGGCATTTTCCGCGCTTTCCAGGGGAATCATGGCCTCTGTCCTGTCCAACGCCCTGAACACGCTTACCGGCCATATTCAGGTCCAGGCCGAAAAATACAGGGATGATCCTGTGGTAGAAAACAGAATCAACACCCCGGGGCCGTTAAAAAATATCCTGGACAATCATCTGCCCAAAGGGTCGGTTTGGGGATTTCGCATCCAGGTGGGAGGGGTGGCCTCCAATGCAAGAAACGCCCAGAGCATTACCATTGTTGGCATTGAACCCCAAAAAGAGGCAAGCCTTTCTTTTTATGCAGATATGATGACCCAGGGGGATATTTTAACCCCCGGGGATGACAAAGAAATTATTGTGGGAAAAGCCCTGGCTGACACCTTTGAAACAAAACTGGGCAGAAAAATTTTGCTCATGAGCCAGGGAGCAGACCAGGAAACGGCATCACGGGCCTTTAGAATCAAAGGAATCTTCAAGGCAGAATTGGAGGCCACGGAAAAACAATTTGTCTTTATCTCCCTTTCCGCTGCCCAAAAAATGCTCAAGATGAACACGGCCGTGACCAACGCCGCTGTCAAACTTCCGGATCTGGAACTTGTCGGGCCTGTTGCCCAGACCCTGTCAGATCAACTTCCCCGGGATATGTCGGTGCTGACCTGGCAACAATTGCTGCCCCTGGTCAAGGGATATATCTCCATGTTTGATTCGTTCATGCTGCTCTGGTATGTGGTGGGATTTTTGGCCATGGCATTCGGCCTGGTCAACACCATGCTCATGGCGGTTCTGGAACGGACCCGGGAATTCGGACTGCTCAAGGCCCTGGGCATGAAACCTGCGCGCATTATCATCAATGTACTTTTGGAATGTCTCTTTCTTCTGATCATGGGCCTTTTGGCGGGTAATCTTCTCGGGGCAGCCACAGTCTCGGCCCTGTCAGGGGGGATTGATCTGTCCTTTCTGGCCCAGGGCTCTGAATTTTTCGGCATGGGCAACAGGGTCTTTCCCTTTCTCATTGCCCGGGATATAATTTCAGTTAATCTGGTCATCCTTGTGCTGGGGCTTTTGGTTTGCCTCTACCCGGCGGTCAAGGCAGGCTGCATCACTCCAAAGGATGCCATGGCCAAAGCTTAA
- a CDS encoding ABC transporter ATP-binding protein, whose amino-acid sequence MNIVQAIDITKTYKQGKLFVHALAGVSINIAKGEFAALAGPSGSGKTTLLNLMGGLDSPSSGQMILDDEDITALSQSRLAQMRLKKIGFVFQSYNIIPVLSALENVEYVMLMQGVPVKERKERAGAILDEVGLVNMHDRRPSELSGGQQQRVAVARALVSRPCLVLADEPTANLDSKTGRGLLEMMLEMNQKHNATFIFSTHDQMVMDYAGTIIRLKDGQVVQSD is encoded by the coding sequence ATGAATATTGTTCAGGCCATTGATATCACCAAAACCTATAAACAGGGAAAATTGTTCGTCCATGCCCTGGCAGGGGTTTCCATAAACATTGCCAAAGGAGAGTTTGCCGCCCTGGCAGGTCCTTCAGGGTCCGGCAAAACCACCTTGCTCAATCTCATGGGAGGGCTTGACTCTCCCAGCTCCGGGCAAATGATTCTGGACGATGAAGATATCACAGCCCTTTCCCAGTCACGGCTGGCCCAGATGCGGTTGAAAAAAATCGGGTTTGTGTTCCAGTCCTATAATATCATTCCGGTATTGTCTGCCCTGGAAAATGTGGAATATGTCATGCTCATGCAGGGGGTGCCCGTAAAAGAAAGAAAGGAAAGGGCAGGGGCCATCCTGGATGAGGTGGGTCTTGTGAACATGCACGACAGAAGGCCTTCGGAACTTTCAGGGGGCCAGCAGCAGCGGGTGGCCGTTGCAAGGGCCCTGGTTTCCCGCCCTTGCCTTGTACTGGCAGACGAACCCACGGCCAACCTGGATTCAAAAACAGGCAGAGGCCTTTTAGAGATGATGCTGGAAATGAACCAGAAACATAACGCCACCTTTATCTTTTCCACCCATGATCAGATGGTCATGGACTATGCCGGAACCATCATCCGCCTCAAAGACGGACAAGTGGTTCAGTCAGACTGA
- a CDS encoding transposase, producing the protein MGYSIQVKEAVLQKVLQGNKPHHEIAMEYGIGRSTIGKWLRQYKDNGGINLTSKEKRPRDWTSEERITALITTGSMSAEECASWCRKKGIFPHHLEQWKKGFIRLMRTFYCEGPKVST; encoded by the coding sequence ATGGGATATTCTATCCAGGTAAAAGAAGCTGTGTTACAAAAGGTTCTACAAGGAAACAAACCTCACCATGAAATAGCAATGGAATATGGGATTGGCCGCTCAACAATCGGCAAATGGCTGAGGCAATATAAAGATAATGGTGGTATCAATTTGACATCAAAAGAAAAACGACCAAGAGACTGGACTTCTGAAGAACGTATAACCGCTTTAATAACAACCGGTTCTATGTCTGCGGAAGAATGCGCCTCCTGGTGCCGTAAAAAAGGCATTTTCCCTCATCACCTGGAACAGTGGAAAAAAGGGTTCATCCGATTAATGCGTACCTTTTATTGTGAAGGTCCAAAAGTTTCAACCTGA
- a CDS encoding ISL3 family transposase has product MSTSFIYHAFGLRDYFYKTTRFIGGIITFELIPKPEAVKCPECNSRSVTRKGIVTRDLRTIPVGSKPVILRTAIQRIWCSFCQFVRQIKLSFAQEGKSYTRAFERYVLELSQFMTIKDIAIHLRISWDTIKQIQKEDLLRRYRNIPLEKVRQIAIDEISIGKGHKYLTIVMDLESGRILHVGEGKGGEALKSFWTKVKISKAKIKAVSIDMSPAYLSAVIENLSGSAIVFDRFHVVKLFNEKLSDFRRKLYNLLANTGQQKLLKGVRWLLLKNPENLSDDKKEAQRLEEALKINQPLLVVYYMKEELRQIWNQKKKETAEKIVSNWINLANISKISMLMKFAKTLAVHRQRILSYYDYRISTGPLEGTNNKIKTMKRKAYGYRDSEFFRLKLLDLHNKRYALIG; this is encoded by the coding sequence ATGTCCACAAGCTTCATATACCATGCCTTTGGCCTTCGTGACTACTTTTATAAAACAACGCGTTTCATCGGTGGAATAATCACTTTTGAACTCATACCAAAACCGGAGGCGGTAAAATGCCCGGAATGTAATTCCAGGTCCGTCACCAGGAAAGGGATTGTGACAAGAGATCTCAGAACAATACCGGTAGGTTCAAAACCCGTGATTCTCAGGACGGCTATCCAGAGAATTTGGTGTTCGTTCTGTCAATTTGTCCGGCAAATCAAACTATCCTTTGCCCAGGAGGGGAAAAGCTATACCCGGGCTTTTGAACGGTATGTCTTGGAGTTGTCTCAGTTCATGACAATCAAAGATATTGCCATCCATTTAAGGATCAGCTGGGATACGATAAAGCAGATCCAGAAAGAAGACCTGCTGAGGCGTTATCGAAATATCCCCCTTGAGAAAGTCCGGCAGATTGCCATAGATGAAATTTCCATAGGGAAAGGGCATAAATACTTGACCATCGTGATGGATCTGGAATCCGGTAGAATTCTGCACGTGGGAGAAGGAAAAGGTGGTGAAGCTTTGAAATCTTTTTGGACAAAAGTGAAAATATCGAAAGCAAAAATCAAAGCCGTCAGCATCGATATGTCCCCGGCATACTTGAGTGCTGTTATTGAAAATCTTTCTGGTTCAGCAATTGTCTTTGACAGATTTCATGTTGTTAAATTGTTCAATGAGAAACTGTCGGATTTCAGGCGAAAGCTCTACAACCTTCTTGCCAATACCGGGCAACAAAAACTTCTGAAGGGAGTCCGGTGGCTTTTGTTAAAAAATCCCGAAAACCTCAGTGATGACAAGAAGGAGGCCCAACGGTTAGAAGAAGCATTGAAAATAAATCAGCCGCTATTGGTAGTCTACTACATGAAAGAGGAACTCAGGCAAATATGGAATCAAAAGAAAAAAGAAACAGCTGAAAAGATAGTCAGCAATTGGATCAATCTGGCCAATATTTCCAAAATTTCAATGTTGATGAAATTTGCCAAGACCTTGGCTGTGCACAGGCAAAGAATCCTTTCATACTATGATTACAGGATATCTACAGGTCCTTTAGAAGGGACAAATAACAAGATAAAAACCATGAAACGGAAAGCTTATGGATACAGGGATTCGGAGTTTTTCAGGTTGAAACTTTTGGACCTTCACAATAAAAGGTACGCATTAATCGGATGA